TGAGCATCAGTACAGGGTTAAGCAACCCCCAGTACAGGGTGGAGCACAGCCCAGTATGGGGTCAAGCATTGCCTGGTAGAGGTCTAAGCATAGGTATGGGGCTGAGCATCGCCTGGTACGGGGCCAAGCATCAGTACAGGGTTGAGCACCACTTGGTAGAGGGCAGAGCACTGCCCAGTATGAGGCTGAGTATTGCATGGTACAGGGCTGAGCATCAGCCAGTATATGGGGCTGAGCATCAGTACGGGACCCAGCATGGGTCTGAACATCGCTATGGGATTGAGTATCGCCCAGTATGGGGCTGAGCATCAGTACGGGACCCAGTATTGCCCACCATAGGGCTGAACATCACTATGGGACTGAGCACCAGTACGGGACCCAGCATCACCCAGGATGGCTCTAAGCATGGGTACAGGACCCACCATCACCCAGGATGGCTCTAAGCATCAGTACGGGACCCAACATCACCCAGGATGGCTCTAAGCATTGGTACGGGACCCAGCATCACACAGGATGGCTCTAAGCATGGGTACGGGACCCAGCATCACACAGGATGGGTCTAAGCATCGGTACGGGACCCACCATCACCCAGGATGGCTCTAAGCATGGGTACGGGACCCAGCATCCCCTGGTACAAGGTCGATCCTCGCCCAGTCCGGGGCTGGCTGGCTCCCGGCAGGGCCTGTGCTGTCGCAGCCCCAGCTTGCTGGAGCCAGGGGAGGGCACTGCAGCAGCCAGGCCGGGGGCCAACAGGGCCATGTGAGCCACAGTGCCTCGAGTCTTCccggaggaaaaaaatcaggtgcGAAGCGCATGGCGAGTAGCAAGGAGCAGCATCCCGGGCAAGGGGACCGCTCGCCTCTCCCCAAGGAGATCCGGCCCCATCCCTCTCCGCTCTCCCATAGGGAAaaggcagcccccggccccgcacgCCCGTGGCAGCACGGCCATCGCTGCCCTCCCCCAGCGGGGAAATTCTGCCAGGACGGGggcccaaaaaaatccccaagtttAAGGGTTCAAAACACCAAGGACATCTCTACGTCTCATTTTAACGCAGCTCCCAAAGGGGCCGGGAAGGCGGGCCTTGCTTAAAACACCGTGGTAGGGAGCAACACATCaaaccagctttttaaaaataattttttatcattTATAAAATTTTAGAGATACTTTAAAATTTTGTAAAACCACTCTGCCTTTCTATCAGGAGATTATTAAATGAGCGCCATCGCCGCTCCTCCCCCCGAGAGCGCAGAGGAACCAGGAAGCACCAGTGAGCAAAAATCGGTGTAAACCGACGGGCTCCGGTCCCTGCCCGGCGAGGGGGTGGCAGGGAAACACCCCCTtgcaaaatccccccccccacccccccccccccggcttgtcCTCCTCACCCCTAAAGCTCCTCCAAGAGCAGGGATTGCTTCTCCCCGAGCAGGCTCCCCGTGCCCAGGCTCCCCCCAGCCTATCGCGATATTTTTAGTGGCAGGGGGAAGAGATTTGCACTGTCACCCgctgggatgaggatggggaagggagagCACAGCGAAGGAAtgggaaagaataataaaatcgggggggggggaataaggaTGCTGGAGTGTTTGGTCACATTTGTGCCCATTTTTACATTGGGAGCCTCTGAGATAAAGCTTCGAGCGCAGCCCAGGTGCTGGGGGAGCAGAATAAAACACCTCATTGACACTGAAAATAACCCAGACCTGGGCCAGCAGCTTAAGTTTACGAGGCCCTGCCGTAGCCCCCGGGGGGTCACGctggggggcaaagggggggtgCATCCCCAGGGAGTCAGCTACgggcagagggagctggaaaCCAGCTGGGATTTTTGGGCCCCAGCCTCGAGGGAGATTTTCCAGGAGCGCTGTGggtcagagcaggagcagcagcaggatgctggGGGGTGAGACACGAGATGGGGCACGGCCCTGGGGGACAACGAAGCCGATGGCAGGTCCCTGTCCCCGCCTGGGCTTCTCCGGGATGTATTTTGGCTGGAAAACAGCAGGGCCCTGGCATATTATGAAACATCCTTGTTTACAGGGGCTGGGAGAGAGAGTTTCCATCCTGTCCTCTGCAGTGCCAGGCCCTTCTGGGAGCCCGCAGGGAGCAGGTCCCCATCCGAAAAccacaggaggagggagaaatggaAAAGGCGATGAGGtggcaccccccacccaccccccccgcaacgacctcctcctcccctcaaaAAGCCCCCCTGTGCTTtccctcatccctcctcctcGGCGCCACCCCCAGTGCCAATGGCTGCGGGGCACCCCATGGCGTTTCCGCCCCCAGATGCCAGGCGAGGACCTTGGACCGCTCAGGTGGGGCGGATTCTGCACAGGGGTGTGTGCGCAGCACCCagggccccccctccccggcaccggGGCAGGGAGGTGCCACGTTGCAGGGCCCGACCGCGCAGGGCTGGGTGCTTGGGGGAGCGGCGGGAGGGCTGGCATCTTGCCCCCGCCATTATCTGCATTCCTCAGCTCTCCAACGTGGGGCTGGGTGCGGCGAGGGGGCCGgcagcgccgtggggcaggatacagccctcctgccccacgtCCTGCTTCACGCCGGGGCCACCTGCCACGGCCAGGGGGTGGCCACTGTGGGGAGCAACCCCATgggtcatccccccccccaaactccagcCAAGGAAAAGGCTTTTGGGAAGCAAAGCAGGCAGCACTGGTGAAACTGGGACTATTTCAGCCGGCATCTGGCTCCTCTGCCAGGCAGCCCACGCAGTCCCTCGGCAGGGAcaccgcggggagggggggggggggggcggatcgggttgggacccccaccccagccatCAAAGCCACAGAGACCAGAGAGAGGAGGCGGCGCTGCGACGCGCGGACTGGAGTGAACCGGAGGAATCCGAACAATATCCCCTTTCTTCAGCGTTCCCGTGGCGGAGGGAAGGAGCGGAGGAACCCTGATTAGAAACAGCGCCGAGGCGAACGCCCCCGGGGAGCTGCACCAAGGCACCGGGGTTTGTGTGGCCTTCGGGGCGGCCAGCGCTCAGCCCGTCACAGTCTGCCCAGAGCGGACACGAGCGGTACCACGTCCAGCCTCTTCCCAACCCAACTTCCAGCCACCAGAGCCTCGGTCACCCCACGGAGCCATTTCTAAACGACTCTCCAACTCTTGCCTCAAGCCTGAGCTCCTCAGCCACAATGGAAATACCAAGGGCTGCAGCTCCGCTTCATCAACCACGTTATTTAGCCTCCGCAGAAGGCTGGGTCTGGCCAGGTTTCCAGCAGAGCTCAGCGATTCAGGACGCCGGGACAGTGTGGCACTGGATATCAAGACAAGCCCCGTGAGATATCTCAAGAACCAGACCCCCAAATTGCTCGTCTCTCTGGAAAACTCTGGCCTTCGTACCCAACTCGCCTGTTCAGTTGGAAATCAGTCGAGCGGGGAAGATAAAATTCCACAAGACCAACCCCTGGGGAAAGCCAAGAGCCGGTTTTGCGTGACAGCCCCCTCTCCTCCGGCGTCCGCCCGCTCCTCACCTGGTGAATCGGACTTTGCAGATGTTGCACTCGTAGGGCTTCTCCCCGGTGTGGGTGCGGATGTGGCGCGGCAGCTTGCCAGCCCCCTGGATCACCTTCTCGCAGATGGGGCACTTTTGGAATGCTTTTGCCCTGATCTTCTTCTCCACCTTCTGGGACCAGGACGGATAGACGTCGCCCTCGTTCGaactgctgaaatatttcaagtaatAATCCATGACCCCATCGTCGTCCTTTCGGTCGTCCTCCCCGAGCTGCTGTCTCCCCACGGAATTCATCATCTGCTGCAGCAGGGCGCTGGCGGCCAAGCCATCCACCTCCCTCGCGTCATCCTCCGTCTCCGCTCCGGTAGCAACAAAACTGGGGGAGTCGCCGGCTTCCTGCTGGTCCAGAggcccccccggggtcccctcctcttctcccggTGTGGGCAGGCCACGGCCGCTGTAATGTCCGTTCTGAGAAGGTGAAAACATGGAGCCaggagccacctcctcctcctctctgtccaGCCACATGGCTGGGTTGCTGCTGTCAGGATCACAGTCATTCGCCTTTGGTCTTTCGTTTAGGGGGGCTTGCGAGTAGAAGTCTAGGCCATTGCAGtccggctcctcctcctcctcttggcctCGGAAGTTCAGTCTCTGAAGGTCTCTCAACTCTGGGTTGGTCCACGGAAAGCTGCCTTGGTGGCCATTGACGGGGTTGCTCTGGAAGAACTCCAGGTACTCTTTTGCTCTGAGATGGTTCCTTTGATCAATTTGATCTACTGTATCCATCTGGTCATTTTTGGCCAGAATCTTCCTGTCCAGGAGATCCGTGCAAACATCCCTTACCGCCGGGATCTCCAGCAGTGTGGCGGCGTTGAGGATGTCGTTGACATTTGAAGTGCTGACAGTAAGGGTCGCGGTGTAAGCGAACTCCAGCAGAGCCGACAAGGCATCCGCACTCACAAAGTCTATCTCATACACGTTTTGCTGGTCCACCACTAACCCTGAGGTGAAGAGCTTCTTGAAGTACTGGCTGCAGGCCGCCAGGACGGAGCGGTGGGTGGGGAACTCCTGGCCTTCCACCAAGATGACCACGTCGCACAACAGCCCGTTGTTTCTCTGCTCATTCAGGCTGCTGAGGATGTCGCTGCTGTGATCGGGGAACGGGATCCCTATGGGGCCGTCCACGCCACCCGCCATCTTCGATGCAAAAGGCTacgagagaaagaggaaagagaaatgagtCATGGGGACCTTGGCCGCTTGGAGGCATCGCATCGTACGGGCAAACTCACAAAGCAGAGCAGGCACCTGCTCGTCGATGCCAGCGTGCTCTGGAGCAAGCACTAGCCATTGGCTACTGTGCCCTCTCCACCTTTCCACATCCCCATCGAGTCCACCATCCTGCCCGGCGTCTAAGACTCCATGAGCAGGTGAGGAGGGACCCGTTCTTACCTTCactctggggaggaggaggaggagaaacacaGCCCAGGTGCTCTCCGAGTCTGGAAGAAGAGCTGAATTAGCACGGATGCGGGCCAGGGCCAGCAAGCCTCGGCAAGGACCAGGGTTAACAGAGCCAGACAGCATCTGGACCAAGCTGGCAGCTGTGCCTGGCGTTGGGCTACGATGGCATGAGCCTCACCAGTGGACCCCAGTCCACCTCTGAGAGTATTTCCCAGTCCCACCACTTCTACTGGAAAGGTCCCCTGCTCGTTCAGCCTCGCTGTGCCCAGCCAAACTCCCGACACACTGGGAAAACCATTCCCGTCGCTCATCCCTGGGGTCCCAGGGTctgcgggcagggggctggcagcGAGCGTCCTTTGGGAAGGTCCCAGCGACAAGCTCAGCGCTCGAGGGCACCAGTACGTGGAAACTGGGGAGCACCAAGCACCCCAGTCTGCTGTGAAGGGTGTTTTACAAAGAGCCGAGCTTAAACATTCAAACCCAAGGCACCTGCTTGGGACAGGGGCCCCTGCGGTGGCCAGAGAGGAGACTGgtgtcaccaccagcagcagagctggcgccagccccccccccgcatcccagAAAGGTTTCGGCAGAAGCTCTTTCCGATGCCGAGGGTTTGTTTGGGAAAAGATAAATACACCAGTCAGTCGCTCCTGATGTGCCAGCACGGCAGAAAAGGATCCACTTGACTTTAAACACATCCTCCCTTCCAAGGCTGAAAAAGCCAGAGCGAACCGAGCGGCTCCGACGGGACGGGATCCCCCTGCGCCGGGAGAGGGGCACCGGGGGCAAACGCCGGCAAGAGCGAAACCTGCCCTGAACGAGCCCCTTAACTCCCCCCCAGAACCAGCCTTCTTATGTCTAAATTGGGAATAACATTTCCCTCCTCTCCGTCTCAAGCAGCAAACCCCTCTACTCCTCGCAGCAGAGATGCTTTCCCCCTATAAATCAAGATATTTGCGCCCCCGCCCCAAACACCGGGGCCAACACAACCTGCAATATATCCCCACGTGAATAATTTGGTTCATAAAATACCTCGGCGCAAACGTTAAGTATCAAAGTCCTCAGTTTCcagttggggaaactgaggcagggcgaGAAGCAGCCCTGCCCCACGCAATatgggggcgggtgggggggacagggagggggggtAGATGAGTCAGGGCCACGGCCAGAAGAGAACTAATTATGGAGGAAGCAACTCCCGGCCCCGCGTTAAAGCACGGGGAGGCAGCAACCAGGCTGTGAAACAACGCTCGCTTCCcgacacacacccacccccccgcacccacccccacccccccgattCCGGGCTTGCTGGCAGATTTTTCAGCACTTCTtcctattttcttatttttaaaacatttcattaatccaagggaaaaaaaaaaaaataaaataataaaaaaaaaaaggcatctctcCACCTTCttgttttatataaagaaaacGCAGGAGAAGGCGTTTCATGGACTCGGAGCTGCCAATTTGAAGCAAACCCCTCAATATCAAACCACAATAATGTATAAAGCAGCATTAAGCTCATCACGCAGACGCgatggggggggtcggggggggggctggaagaACCAGAGGAGCGGGGCTGGATGCACAGGGCACCCGGTTCAAGACCTGCCACCAAGACCAAGCACCCAAGCAAGGTGGCTTCTCGGGACACCCGAAGCAAGGACACCAACTCCAGAGCCACCTCCTGGGCTCCCGCAGCGGCAGGATTTGAACTCAAAgccactatttcttttttttttaaaaaaaataagaggtcctggctggggaggagaaggttcttTGGTGGTTGAGCACAGCCTGGGGAGCAGGAAAGCACCGCTCCGAATTCCAGCACCGGCTCCAGGTGTGACCTTGGCCAAGGTCACGGCATCCCTGCATCCGCAGGGTGTCCcttggacacccccccccccagcctccccgagTGGCTGGGTGACAGCAGGGGAGGCTCAGCAATCCCTTGCCCCATTGCCACCAGGGCACCCCCAGAGCTCCCTAAACCCCCCCCCGATCTGAGCCATCACAGCACATCGCTCCCCAGAAAAGGGGGGCTGATACTCTGCCCACCCCCCAACACCTCCTGGCCCGGCAAATGACATTAAaaccttctgccccccccccccaggttagATGCTTTACAAAGCTGCCCCCCCTCCTCTAAAGAGAATTTAAGCTGCGTGAAGCGTTTTGAAGCTTCTTGTGGGCAGCCGAGCTTCGGCACCCACACAACCGGGCTTTGTCAGTGGTGGTGCCCGGCTCTGGGGACCGAGGGGACCTGGGGGAGCCAGTCGAGCCATGCAGGCAAGGtcacccccgtccccccccccatccccggtcAGGGGGGCTGGGATAATCGGCCGGACAGTGTGGGAACGGCTGCAGGGTCATGAGACTGCCGAGGGCTGGCATGGAAAGTTGTACAACTTCGCAACTCATTCTCCTCGCACAACACCCCCTTTGTTGTCCCTCATCTGCGGTGGCCGAGAACGTCGAGGGGCAAACCGATTGCCCCaaggtccgtcccccccccccaccgggctCCTTCCCCGAACGCTCCAGCCCAACCTGTAAAAATCCCACCCCATTCCCTTTCCGGGGGGCTGAGCAGCCGGAGAATTAACGCCTGCGCAGGGCTGGGCGGCTCAGGGGATTAGTAACCAGAGATGGAACCTTCCACCTTCCCAGGTTCATAAAAAACACCCCACGGGGAGCCGGCGCAGGCCGCAACGCCGTGTAGATGGTGGCTTGGGTGAAACCCTCTCGGAAAAATCCTGAGGGCCAGGTGACAAAGTGACAAGAGCCGCTGGCACCGCCGCCCCGGATAGTCCCCTCTTTGGCAAGAATAAGGTCTGAATGGGCCACCAAGGGGGAGCTTCAACTACTGACCTAAATTTCCCAGGCAGCTCTTTTCTCTCTCCGCATCCCCCCGACCGCCGGAAAGGCATCATCCGCTT
This region of Numenius arquata chromosome 25, bNumArq3.hap1.1, whole genome shotgun sequence genomic DNA includes:
- the ZBTB7A gene encoding zinc finger and BTB domain-containing protein 7A; its protein translation is MAGGVDGPIGIPFPDHSSDILSSLNEQRNNGLLCDVVILVEGQEFPTHRSVLAACSQYFKKLFTSGLVVDQQNVYEIDFVSADALSALLEFAYTATLTVSTSNVNDILNAATLLEIPAVRDVCTDLLDRKILAKNDQMDTVDQIDQRNHLRAKEYLEFFQSNPVNGHQGSFPWTNPELRDLQRLNFRGQEEEEEPDCNGLDFYSQAPLNERPKANDCDPDSSNPAMWLDREEEEVAPGSMFSPSQNGHYSGRGLPTPGEEEGTPGGPLDQQEAGDSPSFVATGAETEDDAREVDGLAASALLQQMMNSVGRQQLGEDDRKDDDGVMDYYLKYFSSSNEGDVYPSWSQKVEKKIRAKAFQKCPICEKVIQGAGKLPRHIRTHTGEKPYECNICKVRFTRQDKLKVHMRKHTGEKPYLCQQCGAAFAHNYDLKNHMRVHTGLRPYQCDSCFKTFVRSDHLHRHLKKDGCNGIPSRRGRKPRVRDAGGLPSTPTGNPEDGSYQAGGESQESEDIKPVGRIKKERDDEERQQQHFEDNSNNEASGLNVAGGSSEGNTQGLS